One window of the Bradyrhizobium sp. NP1 genome contains the following:
- a CDS encoding FAD-linked oxidase C-terminal domain-containing protein — translation MATTTTNNLTRPEPKALASALEALTARFGNRLITSLAVREQHAHTTTWIPTQPPDAVVMAQEVADIQDTVRICAKHRVPVIAFGTGTSLEGHVNAPAGGVTIDLRDMNRVLAVHAEDLDCVIEPGITRKTLNEHLRDQGLFFPIDPGADASLGGMASTRASGTNAVRYGTMRDNVLALKVVRGDGEIITTGTRAKKSSAGYDLTHLFVGAEGTLGIIAELTMRLRGIPETIAAAACSFDSVRSACQATILAIQTGIPVARIELLNAEQVKACNAYSKLSLPETPLLLLEFHGSEIEVAEQSKNFGEIAKECGGGDFTWTTRPEDRTKLWQARHDAYWSVKALRPGAGVVATDVCVPISRLADCVTETEADLKRLNLLSPIVGHVGDGNFHCSLLCDVNDPDEMARGEEFMHRLIERAQSMDGTCTGEHGVGQGKQKYLKAELGSEALEAMRAIKQAMDPLNIFNPGKIVPAA, via the coding sequence GTGGCAACGACGACGACCAATAATTTGACGCGGCCGGAGCCGAAGGCGCTGGCGAGTGCGCTTGAGGCGCTCACGGCGCGGTTCGGCAACCGGCTGATCACTTCGCTTGCGGTGCGCGAGCAGCACGCCCATACCACCACCTGGATTCCGACGCAGCCGCCCGATGCCGTCGTCATGGCGCAGGAAGTCGCCGACATCCAGGACACGGTGCGGATCTGCGCCAAGCACCGCGTGCCGGTGATCGCGTTCGGCACCGGGACCTCGCTGGAGGGCCATGTCAACGCGCCGGCCGGCGGCGTCACCATCGACCTGCGCGACATGAACCGGGTGCTGGCGGTGCATGCCGAGGACCTCGACTGCGTGATCGAGCCCGGCATCACCCGCAAGACGCTGAACGAGCATCTGCGCGACCAGGGCCTGTTCTTCCCGATCGATCCCGGCGCCGACGCCTCGCTCGGCGGCATGGCCTCGACGCGCGCCTCCGGCACCAACGCGGTGCGCTACGGCACCATGCGCGACAACGTGCTTGCGCTGAAGGTGGTGCGCGGCGACGGCGAGATCATCACGACCGGTACGCGGGCGAAGAAATCCTCCGCCGGCTACGACCTCACCCATCTGTTCGTCGGCGCCGAAGGCACGCTCGGCATCATCGCCGAGCTCACGATGCGGCTGCGCGGCATCCCTGAGACCATTGCGGCCGCGGCCTGCTCGTTCGATAGCGTGCGCAGCGCCTGCCAGGCGACCATCCTGGCGATCCAGACCGGCATTCCGGTTGCCCGCATCGAGCTGCTCAATGCCGAGCAGGTGAAGGCCTGCAACGCCTATTCGAAATTGTCGCTGCCGGAGACGCCGCTGCTGCTGCTCGAATTCCACGGCAGCGAGATCGAGGTCGCCGAGCAGTCGAAGAATTTCGGCGAGATCGCCAAAGAATGCGGCGGCGGCGATTTCACCTGGACCACGCGGCCCGAGGACCGCACCAAACTGTGGCAGGCGCGGCACGACGCCTACTGGTCGGTCAAGGCGCTGCGGCCGGGCGCGGGCGTGGTCGCGACCGACGTCTGCGTGCCGATCTCGCGGCTTGCCGACTGCGTCACCGAGACCGAAGCCGACCTGAAGCGGCTCAATCTGTTGTCGCCGATCGTCGGCCATGTCGGCGACGGCAACTTCCACTGCTCGCTGCTGTGCGACGTCAACGATCCCGACGAGATGGCGCGCGGCGAGGAGTTCATGCATCGCCTGATCGAGCGGGCGCAGTCGATGGATGGCACCTGCACCGGCGAGCATGGCGTCGGGCAGGGCAAGCAGAAATATCTGAAGGCCGAGCTCGGGTCCGAGGCGCTGGAGGCGATGCGCGCCATCAAGCAGGCGATGGATCCGCTCAACATCTTCAATCCCGGCAAGATCGTGCCGGCGGCGTGA
- a CDS encoding thioesterase family protein: MSAFKDMPLPPAPFKSSVMQLEPQWIDYNGHLNMAYYNVMLDRAIDEMWLQLGIGPAYMKERHGSTFTAEAHVRYLREIHLGDPVQVSVYLLDADEKRIHTFEELRHAREGWLSATSENMSLHMDMNARRTAPFPPDIRARIRAVVEAHAAVARPEGIGRKVAMPPR, encoded by the coding sequence ATGAGCGCCTTCAAGGACATGCCGCTGCCGCCCGCCCCGTTCAAGTCTTCGGTGATGCAGCTCGAGCCGCAATGGATCGACTACAACGGGCATCTCAACATGGCCTATTACAACGTGATGCTCGACCGCGCCATCGACGAGATGTGGCTGCAACTCGGGATCGGGCCGGCCTACATGAAGGAGCGCCACGGCTCGACCTTCACCGCGGAAGCCCATGTGCGCTATCTGCGCGAGATCCATCTCGGCGACCCTGTGCAGGTCTCGGTCTATCTGCTCGACGCCGACGAGAAGCGCATCCACACCTTCGAGGAGCTGCGCCACGCCCGCGAAGGCTGGCTGTCGGCGACGTCGGAGAACATGTCGCTGCACATGGACATGAACGCACGCAGGACCGCGCCGTTTCCGCCCGATATCCGCGCCCGCATCCGGGCGGTCGTCGAGGCCCACGCCGCGGTCGCCCGGCCCGAGGGCATCGGCCGCAAGGTGGCGATGCCCCCGCGATGA
- a CDS encoding DUF1328 domain-containing protein → MLGWVVTFLIIALIAGILGFGGVAGASIEIAKVIFFIAVVLFLVSAVVGVARGRSRV, encoded by the coding sequence ATGTTAGGCTGGGTCGTCACCTTTCTCATCATCGCGCTGATTGCCGGTATTCTCGGCTTCGGCGGCGTTGCCGGCGCTTCCATCGAAATCGCCAAGGTCATCTTCTTCATCGCGGTCGTGCTGTTCCTGGTCTCGGCCGTGGTCGGCGTCGCGCGCGGCCGCAGTCGGGTCTAG